The proteins below come from a single Panicum hallii strain FIL2 chromosome 7, PHallii_v3.1, whole genome shotgun sequence genomic window:
- the LOC112900077 gene encoding loricrin-like: MVRASLLAVHDAVASGHLSPVAVVALAVAATVAVAAIAAFGCAQGAKKQKPPRQNNNVYYYGQGYPPPPAGAYGYPAQQPAPGYAYPQQQQSAGRPGRSGLGSGAAGLAVGAVGGLAAGAVIGSALSSGGGGCGGGGCGGGGCGGGGCGGGCGG; encoded by the coding sequence ATGGTGCGGGCGAGTCTTCTCGCCGTGCACGACGCCGTAGCGAGcggccacctcagccccgtggcCGTCGTGGCGCTCGCGGTGGCCGCGACGGTGGCCGTGGCGGCGATCGCGGCTTTCGGGTGCGCGCAGGGCGCCAAGAAGCAGAAGCCGCCCAGGCAGAACAACAACGTCTACTACTACGGCCAGGGAtacccgccgccccccgcgggAGCGTACGGCTACCCGGCGCAGCAGCCGGCCCCCGGCTACgcgtacccgcagcagcagcagagcgcCGGGAGGCCCGGCCGCAGCGGCCTCGGGTCCGGCGCAGCGGGCCTCGCCGTCGGCGCGGTCGGGGGGCTGGCCGCCGGCGCGGTCATTGGCTCGGCGCTCAGCTCCGGCGGAGGCGGGTGCGGTGGCGGTGGTTGCGGAGGCGGTGGCTGCGGTGGCGGTGGTTGCGGCGGCGGGTGCGGCGGTTGA
- the LOC112898752 gene encoding G-type lectin S-receptor-like serine/threonine-protein kinase SD2-5, with amino-acid sequence MGNAAVPIISSVAGAATVVVMIALIRRCRVVRKKMKKKTVKKVMEEIERRNREVQACKALDDVVIEIGPVEKFLNEILNEKPMRFSSEQLAACTRNYSSELGSGGFGVVYKGDLPNGLPVAVKVLKVSMNKKVQEGFMAEIGTIGRTYHVHLVRLYGFCFDRDTKALVYEFLENGSLDKYLYSDEEGKAARLEWRTLHGIAVGTAKGIRYLHEECQQRIVHYDIKPANILLTADFTPKVADFGLARLGERENTHMSLTGGGRGTPGYAAPELWMALSATEKCDVYSFGMVLFEILGRRRNFDPCEGESKEWFPRWVWEKYEQGEIERVVSCAGIGEADREKAEMMCKVALWCVQFQPAARPTMSSVVRMLEGEMAIVPPVNPFRYVMDSSSSGSTSSGLWSGTYQSSRDTAGRDSELSVSHAAMPVDAMIEDVKRSDE; translated from the exons ATGGGGAATGCCGCTGTTCCAATCA TTTCCTCAGTCGCAGGAGCTGCGACAGTAGTAGTAATGATCGCCCTCATCAGGAGATGCCGCGTTgtgaggaagaagatgaagaagaagaccgtGAAGAAAGTCATGGAGGAGATCGAGAGAAGGAACCGCGAGGTTCAAGCCTGCAAGGCCTTGGACGACGTAGTGATCGAGATCGGGCCGGTGGAGAAGTTCCTGAACGAGATCCTCAACGAGAAGCCCATGCGTTTCAGCTCCGAGCAGCTGGCGGCCTGCACCCGGAACTACTCGTCGGAGCTGGGGTCCGGCGGCTTCGGCGTGGTCTACAAGGGCGACCTGCCGAACGGTCTTCCGGTGGCCGTGAAGGTCCTGAAGGTGTCCATGAACAAGAAGGTCCAGGAGGGGTTCATGGCGGAGATCGGCACCATCGGCCGGACGTACCACGTGCACCTCGTCCGCCTCTACGGCTTCTGCTTCGACAGGGACACCAAGGCGCTGGTCTACGAGTTCTTGGAGAACGGCTCACTCGATAAGTACCTCTACAGCGACGAGGAGGGCAAGGCGGCGAGGCTGGAGTGGAGGACGCTGCACGGCATCGCCGTCGGCACGGCGAAAGGGATCCGGTACCTGCACGAGGAGTGCCAGCAGCGGATCGTGCACTACGACATCAAGCCGGCCAACATCCTCCTCACCGCCGACTTCACCCCGAAGGTGGCCGACTTCGGGCTGGCCCGGCTTGGCGAGCGGGAGAACACGCACATGTCGCTgaccggcggcgggcgcgggacgCCCGGGTACGCGGCGCCGGAGTTGTGGATGGCGCTGTCGGCGACGGAGAAGTGCGACGTGTACAGCTTCGGGATGGTGCTGTTCGAGATcctggggcggcggcggaacttcGACCCCTGCGAGGGCGAGAGCAAGGAGTGGTTCCCGAGGTGGGTGTGGGAGAAGTACGAGCAGGGCGAGATCGAGCGCGTCGTGTCCTGCGCCGGGATCGGGGAGGCGGACAGGGAGAAGGCGGAGATGATGTGCAAGGTGGCGCTGTGGTGCGTGCAGTTCCAGCCGGCGGCGCGCCCGACGATGAGCAGCGTGGTGCGGATGCTGGAGGGGGAGATGGCCATCGTCCCGCCGGTAAACCCGTTCCGCTACGTGATGGACAGTAGTAGCAGCGGCTCGACGAGCTCGGGGCTGTGGAGCGGCACGTACCAGAGCAGCAGGGACACAGCCGGCAGAGACAGCGAGCTGTCAGTGAGCCATGCTGCCATGCCGGTTGACGCGATGATCGAAGATGTTAAGCGGAGTGATGAGTAA
- the LOC112900894 gene encoding BTB/POZ and MATH domain-containing protein 2-like — protein MESEEEPAMSQRSLVAADQYGLQRLKLMCEHRLSSLIDRNSVEDILHLAEKHRCAALKEACFDFIGSTETLVPARERLLQVRETEELRRIFGYEKFIEREILERSEHLKYDSFTLRVQIHVVKETPSVLVPPSDIQRHLGSLLMSMEGADVEFLVGGETFAAHRLVLAARSPIFNAELYGPMKEGTVTNTIEIDDMDAQVFEAMLHFIYPDSWPEMEQEDESAMTQHLLVAADRYCTQRLKLICEARLHDHIDAGSVSIILALADKHNCSGLKKECFNFLRSSTSPLVVMEAEECEYLTQSCPTVMEELNTIFLERNLEKAKISEEGIEDNAHLTIKD, from the exons ATGGAGAGTGAAGAGGAGCCGGCGATGTCTCAGCGTTCGCTTGTCGCGGCGGATCAGTATGGACTGCAGAGGCTGAAGCTGATGTGCGAACATAGGCTGAGCAGCCTCATCGATAGGAACTCTGTCGAAGATATCTTGCATCTAGCAGAGAAGCACCGATGCGCAGCGCTGAAGGAGGCATGCTTTGATTTCATCGGCTCCACGGAAACTCTGGTTCCAGCCCGGGAAAGGTTGCTTCAGGTgcgggaaacagaggagcttCG GAGGATTTTTGGATACGAGAAGTTCATCGAAAGGGAAATCCTCGAGCGATCAGAGCATTTGAAGTACGACAGTTTCACCCTCAGGGTCCAGATACATGTTGTCAAGGAAACACCATCTGTTCTGGTGCCACCATCTGACATCCAACGACATCTTGGTAGTCTCCTGATGTCAATGGAGGGCGCCGACGTTGAGTTCCTCGTTGGTGGGGAGACGTTTGCTGCGCACCGGCTGGTGCTCGCGGCACGGTCGCCAATCTTCAACGCCGAACTCTACGGCCCGATGAAGGAAGGGACCGTCACAAACACCATAGAGATAGATGATATGGATGCACAGGTGTTCGAGGCCATGCTTCATTTTATATACCCTGATTCATGGCCGGAGATGGAGCAGGAAGACGAATCCGCAATGACTCAACATTTGCTGGTTGCAGCCGACAGGTACTGCACGCAAAGGCTGAAACTGATCTGTGAAGCTAGGCTCCATGACCACATCGATGCAGGCTCTGTGTCAATTATCCTGGCGCTAGCTGACAAGCATAACTGCTCTGGTCTTAAGAAGGAATGCTTCAACTTCCTCAGGTCTTCAACATCTCCGTTGGTGGTCATGGAAGCCGAAGAGTGTGAGTATTTAACCCAAAGTTGCCCTACTGTCATGGAGGAGTTAAATACTATTTTCCTTGAACGAAATTTGGAGAAGGCAAAAATTTCAGAAGAAGGAATCGAGGACAATGCCCATCTGACCATAAAAGATTAG
- the LOC112901272 gene encoding LEAF RUST 10 DISEASE-RESISTANCE LOCUS RECEPTOR-LIKE PROTEIN KINASE-like 2.2 — MSLSGGVLAVTLVGTITAGIVAIASVVAIYKCAKVAVKMYLQGDRGSLHRVASAVTREPGSTGAAAGESDDAEMGSMSYFIEDLQRERPVRFSSQQLRAFTRNYAHKVGSGGFGVVYKGRFPNGAPVAVKVLNSTLGKRAEEQFMAEVGTIGRTYHINLVRLYGFCFDAAVKALVYEYMENGSLDGYLFDPPPERKVAFDKLHEIAVGTAKALRYLHEECAQRIIHYDIKPENVLLGAGLAPKVSDFGLARLCDREDTHLTITGARGTPGYAAPELWMPLPVTHKCDVYSYGMLLFEMLGRRRNLELGLHGRESQEWYPRWVWHRFEAGDVDAVLARAVATGDKKERETAERVCKVALWCVQYRPEDRPSMGSVVRMLEGEDQIATPLNPFAHLAAYNSGAALPSGDSTTTSGSYGSSGHALSAR, encoded by the exons ATGTCGCTCAGCGGTGGCGTTCTCGCCGTAACACTCG TTGGGACGATCACGGCTGGCATAGTGGCGATCGCCAGCGTCGTCGCGATATACAAGTGCGCCAAGGTCGCCGTGAAGATGTACCTGCAAGGAGATAGAGGCAGTCTCCACCGCGTGGCGTCGGCCGTCACCCGCGAGCCCGGCAgcaccggcgccgccgccggcgagagcGACGACGCGGAGATGGGGAGCATGAGCTACTTCATCGAGGACCTCCAGAGGGAGCGCCCGGTCCGCTTCAGCTCGCAGCAGCTGCGCGCCTTCACCCGGAACTACGCCCACAAGGTCGGCTCCGGCGGCTTCGGCGTGGTGTACAAGGGCCGGTTCCCGAACGGCGCGCCCGTGGCCGTGAAGGTGCTCAACAGCACGCTGGGCAAGCGCGCCGAGGAGCAGTTCATGGCGGAGGTCGGCACCATCGGCCGGACCTACCACATCAACCTCGTCCGCCTCTACGGCTTCTGCTTCGACGCCGCGGTCAAGGCGCTCGTGTACGAGTACATGGAGAACGGCTCGCTGGACGGCTACCTGTTCGACCCGCCGCCGGAGCGGAAGGTCGCCTTCGACAAGCTGCACGAGATCGCCGTCGGGACGGCCAAGGCGCTGCGGTACCTGCACGAGGAGTGCGCGCAGCGGATCATCCACTACGACATCAAGCCGGAGAACGTGCTCCTCGGCGCCGGCCTGGCGCCCAAGGTGTCCGACTTCGGGCTCGCCAGGTTGTGCGACAGGGAGGACACCCACCTGACCATCACCGGCGCGCGGGGCACGCCCGGGTACGCCGCGCCGGAGCTCTGGATGCCGCTGCCGGTGACGCACAAGTGCGACGTCTACAGCTACGGGATGCTGCTGTTCGAGATGCTCGGGAGGCGAAGGAACCTGGAGCTGGGGCTGCACGGCCGGGAGAGCCAGGAGTGGTACCCGAGGTGGGTGTGGCACCGGTTCGAGGCGggggacgtggacgccgtgctgGCGCGCGCCGTGGCGACGGGGGacaagaaggagagggagacggCGGAGAGGGTGTGCAAGGTGGCGCTGTGGTGCGTGCAGTACCGGCCGGAGGACAGGCCGTCCATGGGCAGCGTCGTGAGGATGCTGGAGGGGGAGGACCAGATCGCCACGCCGCTCAACCCGTTCGCGCACCTGGCCGCCTACAACTCCGGTGCGGCGCTGCCGTCCGGGGACAGCACCACCACCTCGGGCTCGTATGGTTCTTCAGGCCATGCGCTCAGTGCCAGGTAG
- the LOC112901193 gene encoding LEAF RUST 10 DISEASE-RESISTANCE LOCUS RECEPTOR-LIKE PROTEIN KINASE-like 2.3 has product MNSLALAGIIIGGIVIILAIKFLTRWIEVKREWQAERARLQAMQMQAAAGAPIQPANGAAAYDVAPAPPYGGRVVELGAVDRFLDDILREKPARFTPEDLRGFTQNYAERLGSGGFGVVYRGAFPNGAQVAVKILNSTLDRRAEEQFMAEVGTAGRTYHINLVRLYGFCFDATTKALVYEYLENGSLDRVLFEHEQRRGLGLGFDTLYGVVVGTARGVRYLHEECQHRVIHYDIKPGNVLLTADYTPKVADFGLARLCNRDNTHLTMTGARGTPGYAAPELWLPLPVTHKCDMYSFGMLVFEILGRRRKLELQHPAVSQEWYPKWVWQRFDQGRFDDVMAASGIHAKDRDKAERMCKVALWCVQYQPEARPSMSSVVRMLEGEEEIARPVNPFTYIASLHTTSSSSSGGSAAASGGSSKEFRGMRGAH; this is encoded by the exons ATGAATTCCCTTGCTTTAG CTGGGATCATCATCGGCGGAATTGTCATCATCTTGGCCATAAAATTCCTGACCAGATGGATCGAGGTGAAACGAGAGTGgcaggcggagcgcgcgcggctgcaGGCCATGCagatgcaggcggcggcgggcgcgccaATCCAGCCGGCGAACGGCGCCGCCGCGTACGAcgtggcgccggcgccgccctaCGGTGGCCGCGTCGTCGAGCTGGGTGCCGTGGACCGGTTCCTTGACGACATCCTGCGCGAGAAGCCCGCGCGGTTCACGCCGGAGGACCTCCGCGGGTTCACCCAGAACTACGCGGAGCGGCTCGGCTCCGGCGGCTTCGGCGTGGTGTACCGCGGCGCGTTCCCGAACGGCGCGCAGGTGGCGGTCAAGATCCTGAACAGCACGCTGGACCGGCGCGCCGAGGAGCAGTTCATGGCGGAGGTCGGCACGGCCGGGCGCACCTACCACATCAACCTCGTGCGCCTCTACGGCTTCTGCTTCGACGCCACCACCAAGGCGCTCGTGTACGAGTACCTCGAGAACGGCTCGCTCGACCGCGTGCTCTTCGAGCACGAGCAGCGGCGGGGCCTGGGCCTCGGCTTCGACACGCTCTACGGCGTCGTCGTGGGCACGGCGCGCGGGGTGAGGTACCTGCACGAGGAGTGCCAGCACCGGGTCATCCACTACGACATCAAGCCGGGCAACGTGCTCCTCACCGCCGACTACACCCCGAAGGTGGCGGACTTCGGGCTCGCCAGGCTCTGCAACCGCGACAACACCCACCTCACGATGACCGGCGCGCGGGGCACGCCCGGGTACGCGGCGCCGGAGCTGTGGCTGCCGCTGCCGGTGACACACAAGTGCGACATGTACAGCTTCGGCATGCTGGTGTTCGAGATCCTCGGGAGGCGGCGCAAACTCGAGCTGCAGCACCCCGCCGTGAGCCAGGAGTGGTACCCCAAGTGGGTGTGGCAGCGGTTCGACCAGGGGAGGTTCGACGACGTGATGGCGGCGTCGGGGATCCACGCCAAGGACAGGGACAAGGCGGAGAGGATGTGCAAGGTGGCGCTCTGGTGCGTGCAGTACCAGCCTGAGGCGAGGCCGTCGATGAGCAGCGTGGTCAGGATGCTGGAAGGTGAGGAGGAGATCGCACGGCCCGTGAACCCGTTCACGTACATCGCGAGCCTCCACACGACGTCCAGCTCGAGCAGTggcggcagcgccgccgcctccggcggCTCGTCCAAGGAATTTCGGGGCATGAGGGGGGCCCATTGA